A stretch of Gimesia chilikensis DNA encodes these proteins:
- a CDS encoding ribonuclease D, giving the protein MSSPLIVQQSELVALCDQIQDAGIVAFDTEFVSEFTYRPELSLLQFSFEGRTVAVDPYEVDDLTPWWDIMTDDSTTVVVHGGREEVRFCRHFSGKKPQKLIDLQIAEGLRSRSFPISYTALVARVLGEKAGSKETRTDWRRRPLTDQQIKYALDDVKYVLRIWKIQEKELTDLGRLEWAQAEFQRMIDEVDSEFHRENWRRVSGLHKLKPRELAIVRELFDWRDEVGQDKNQPVRRILRDDLLIELAKRKPKTPQDLTATRDLNRKNMFKLAPQVIQRIEKALQIPNDQLPQLEENPNTQQNQDEQVIGKLLGIALANRCAEMNVSQTLVGTTSDLRHLVRYHVYGEQSDDRPRLMTGWRAEVCGDLLTDVLDGKISMRVADPESDHPLHFERLS; this is encoded by the coding sequence ATGTCGAGCCCCCTCATTGTGCAGCAGTCGGAATTGGTCGCACTCTGTGATCAGATTCAGGATGCGGGCATCGTTGCATTCGATACGGAATTCGTTTCCGAATTCACTTATCGCCCTGAACTTTCCCTGCTGCAGTTTTCCTTCGAAGGACGCACGGTCGCCGTCGATCCCTACGAAGTGGATGATCTGACTCCCTGGTGGGACATCATGACCGACGATTCCACCACGGTGGTCGTGCACGGCGGACGCGAAGAAGTTCGTTTCTGCCGCCACTTCTCCGGCAAGAAACCACAGAAGCTGATCGACCTGCAAATCGCCGAAGGGCTCCGCTCGCGGAGCTTTCCCATTTCCTACACCGCACTGGTCGCCCGCGTGCTGGGAGAGAAAGCAGGCAGTAAAGAGACCCGTACGGACTGGCGCCGCAGACCACTTACCGACCAGCAGATCAAATACGCTCTCGACGATGTCAAATACGTGCTTCGTATCTGGAAGATCCAGGAAAAAGAATTAACGGACCTGGGCCGTCTCGAGTGGGCCCAGGCGGAATTTCAACGGATGATCGATGAAGTCGATTCCGAATTTCACCGCGAAAACTGGCGCCGCGTTTCCGGGTTGCACAAACTGAAGCCGCGCGAACTGGCCATCGTCCGCGAACTCTTTGACTGGCGCGATGAAGTTGGCCAGGACAAGAATCAGCCGGTCCGTCGGATTCTCCGCGACGACCTGTTAATCGAACTGGCCAAGCGCAAACCCAAAACACCACAGGACCTGACCGCCACCCGCGATCTCAATCGCAAGAACATGTTCAAGCTTGCTCCCCAGGTCATTCAACGAATTGAGAAAGCCCTGCAGATTCCCAATGACCAGCTTCCGCAATTGGAGGAAAATCCCAATACGCAGCAGAATCAGGATGAGCAGGTGATCGGTAAACTGCTGGGTATTGCCCTGGCGAACCGTTGTGCCGAGATGAATGTTTCCCAGACGCTGGTGGGAACGACATCCGATTTAAGGCACCTGGTCCGCTATCATGTTTATGGAGAGCAGAGCGACGACAGGCCTCGCCTGATGACAGGCTGGCGGGCGGAAGTCTGCGGTGATCTGCTCACTGACGTATTGGACGGCAAGATCTCCATGCGTGTCGCCGATCCGGAATCGGATCATCCGCTGCATTTCGAAAGACTCAGCTAG
- a CDS encoding DUF4339 domain-containing protein, whose amino-acid sequence MAQDSWYYRQSEETTSGPISFEELFSMAHAGKLTPQMEVRVGEGGNWFPAADIGGLFDARESEETELSLDDFSIVDSSFGMEESANLPSMEGFSIVEEEDKLSSELESQLPRFATLEAVRSKHQKVQWYCRVLNHELGPMSADDLMQMLFDGELAPNDEVKSSAEPEWVPARTVVFLSSSGSDLDVIDAEDMDADQIVPTSGETETEEAEAEVSESSRKKKSKKKQAKEEEKNAAEPPKPPILKLRSRQKWYCKLGGMGYGPIEAHKIKMWAEQQRVEPTDLLKLGRKGEWFEAWQIEALQLKKPDPKKEETAAAPAETESAEATPAAAVPPPASSPVASPAPMAATPPPARPAKPQIKVARSNPFEALGPMMDPKILGGVGGAIVLAAILYFVPLGDLFAPGGDAELAKFKAIHQEFLALQQKQASDAEWSSFKNKVKSEMDPLIKELESSAGSDRPQLQQMLWAGRDYLPGMLDNARTEPSPDQEKFEKHLKEAERIINE is encoded by the coding sequence ATGGCACAGGACAGCTGGTATTACAGGCAGTCAGAAGAAACAACATCTGGTCCCATCTCCTTCGAAGAGCTGTTTTCCATGGCTCATGCAGGAAAGCTGACGCCACAAATGGAGGTCAGAGTTGGTGAGGGCGGGAACTGGTTTCCCGCAGCAGACATTGGAGGGTTGTTCGACGCACGCGAGTCTGAGGAGACCGAACTCTCCCTGGACGATTTTTCGATCGTGGACTCTTCGTTTGGGATGGAGGAGAGTGCGAATCTGCCCTCAATGGAGGGTTTCTCAATCGTCGAAGAGGAAGACAAGCTTTCTTCCGAGCTCGAATCTCAGCTCCCCCGCTTTGCCACTTTGGAAGCGGTGCGCAGCAAGCATCAGAAAGTGCAGTGGTACTGCCGGGTGCTGAATCACGAACTCGGGCCGATGTCAGCCGACGATCTGATGCAGATGCTCTTCGATGGCGAACTGGCCCCGAACGATGAGGTGAAGTCATCTGCAGAACCGGAGTGGGTTCCCGCGCGAACGGTGGTCTTCTTGAGTTCATCGGGAAGTGATCTGGACGTTATTGATGCGGAAGATATGGATGCAGACCAGATCGTACCGACGTCCGGCGAAACGGAGACCGAAGAGGCAGAAGCGGAAGTTTCTGAATCATCCAGGAAAAAGAAAAGCAAGAAAAAGCAAGCAAAAGAAGAAGAGAAGAATGCAGCAGAGCCACCCAAGCCACCGATCCTGAAGTTGCGGTCCCGTCAGAAATGGTACTGCAAACTGGGAGGCATGGGTTACGGTCCTATCGAAGCACACAAAATCAAAATGTGGGCGGAGCAACAGCGTGTCGAACCCACCGATTTGCTCAAGCTGGGCAGAAAAGGGGAGTGGTTTGAAGCCTGGCAGATTGAAGCGCTGCAGTTGAAGAAGCCCGATCCGAAGAAAGAGGAAACAGCAGCAGCTCCCGCGGAAACGGAGAGCGCTGAGGCGACGCCCGCTGCCGCTGTTCCACCGCCGGCCAGTAGTCCTGTTGCCTCTCCTGCTCCGATGGCAGCGACTCCTCCCCCCGCACGTCCCGCCAAACCGCAGATCAAAGTCGCCCGTTCTAATCCATTCGAGGCGCTGGGGCCCATGATGGATCCCAAAATTCTGGGAGGTGTAGGCGGAGCGATCGTGTTGGCTGCAATTCTGTACTTCGTCCCACTGGGAGACCTGTTTGCCCCCGGCGGAGATGCTGAACTGGCCAAGTTCAAAGCGATCCACCAGGAATTTCTGGCGCTGCAACAGAAGCAGGCCAGCGATGCGGAGTGGTCCAGTTTCAAGAACAAGGTCAAATCAGAGATGGACCCCCTGATCAAAGAGCTCGAATCGAGTGCCGGTTCTGATCGTCCTCAGCTCCAGCAGATGCTCTGGGCGGGCCGCGATTATCTGCCTGGGATGCTGGACAATGCACGCACCGAACCAAGTCCCGACCAGGAAAAATTTGAGAAGCATCTCAAAGAGGCAGAGCGTATTATTAATGAATGA
- the lnt gene encoding apolipoprotein N-acyltransferase, with translation MTSTTISTEPNPSDLPEMEPQSVSDAQSSQPESTPDHALGQDIQRIINTARTSPAPTWGAWTLSGLTAVLMWASFTPVDFGPLGWVCLIPLLLLVRIPRATRLMYTATLCGGLLFTVPTLQWMRLGDPSMYIAWIALACYFALYFPTFVFLSRISVHRFRIPLPLAAPVMWVGLEYMRAYLLTGFSWYYIGHTQYRWTELIQISDITGAYGVSFVVVMLAACFTDLLPMSLMKRLQLFPTNLTPEEQSLDQIGRKQLIQTAVCLALFLSVLGYGYVRRGQAEFKDGPRIALIQGNFPTSVKHDQNQWRSIYLKHLVLMGAAVRHQPDLVVWPETMFRWPLVDRNGKTNEQLQAIAPEIPLKKWNEPSVHKTLTNMSQEANAALVIGLDTVSAGDKRVEQFNSAVFVRPDVGITSRYDKIHRVPFGEYLPLRDTLPFLQVFTPYGASFGIQPGKHAANFEYQDWNFAPVICFEDTVPQLVRSVMNQSATAESPSAPIDCLVNLTNDGWFHGSSELDQHLITASFRCVENRTPMVRAVNTGISAVIDGDGMIVEPDVFIDGDNQGRKSFVNPKTGRWNKSMNAVVIDTVPLDNRTSLYTKYGDWFAGFCCFSALFVFFMGLLLRKQKTAAA, from the coding sequence ATGACCTCGACCACAATCTCTACCGAACCAAATCCCTCTGATCTTCCCGAAATGGAACCACAGTCCGTGTCTGATGCTCAATCGTCCCAACCTGAATCCACCCCCGATCATGCCCTGGGGCAGGATATTCAGCGGATCATCAATACCGCGCGGACTTCGCCTGCTCCCACCTGGGGAGCCTGGACGTTGTCGGGATTGACGGCGGTACTGATGTGGGCCAGCTTCACTCCCGTTGACTTCGGACCGCTGGGCTGGGTCTGCCTGATTCCGCTGCTGTTGCTGGTTCGCATTCCCCGCGCAACCAGATTGATGTATACCGCCACCCTCTGCGGCGGCCTGCTGTTTACGGTTCCCACGCTGCAGTGGATGCGACTCGGTGATCCCAGTATGTATATCGCCTGGATCGCACTCGCGTGTTACTTCGCTTTATATTTTCCGACCTTCGTCTTTCTGAGCCGCATTTCCGTGCATCGGTTCCGTATTCCGTTGCCACTGGCCGCACCCGTGATGTGGGTGGGTCTGGAATACATGCGGGCTTACCTGTTGACCGGGTTCTCCTGGTATTACATTGGTCACACGCAATACCGGTGGACCGAGCTGATTCAGATCAGTGATATTACGGGAGCCTATGGCGTCAGCTTTGTTGTGGTGATGCTGGCTGCCTGTTTTACCGATCTGCTGCCGATGTCACTGATGAAGCGGCTACAACTCTTTCCGACCAATCTGACACCGGAAGAACAGAGCCTGGATCAGATTGGTCGCAAGCAACTGATTCAGACCGCGGTCTGTCTGGCCCTGTTTCTGTCGGTACTGGGCTATGGCTATGTGCGTCGCGGGCAGGCTGAGTTTAAAGATGGTCCCCGCATTGCGCTGATTCAGGGTAATTTCCCGACATCAGTCAAACACGATCAGAATCAGTGGCGGTCAATCTACCTGAAACATCTGGTGTTGATGGGCGCCGCAGTGCGGCATCAGCCCGATCTGGTAGTCTGGCCGGAGACAATGTTCCGCTGGCCGCTGGTAGATCGCAACGGCAAAACCAACGAGCAACTGCAGGCGATCGCACCGGAAATCCCGCTGAAGAAATGGAACGAACCTTCGGTTCACAAAACACTGACGAATATGAGCCAGGAAGCAAACGCCGCTCTGGTCATTGGACTCGATACGGTCTCCGCCGGAGACAAACGCGTGGAGCAGTTTAACTCCGCTGTCTTTGTGCGGCCGGATGTCGGGATTACCTCCCGCTACGACAAAATTCACCGGGTCCCGTTCGGCGAGTATCTCCCCTTACGCGACACCCTGCCCTTCCTGCAGGTCTTCACTCCCTATGGGGCTTCCTTCGGGATTCAACCTGGGAAGCACGCGGCAAACTTTGAATACCAGGACTGGAACTTCGCTCCGGTGATCTGTTTTGAAGATACCGTTCCCCAGCTGGTTCGCTCGGTCATGAATCAGTCAGCGACGGCAGAGTCACCCTCGGCCCCGATCGACTGCCTGGTCAACCTGACCAATGACGGCTGGTTCCATGGCTCCAGCGAGCTGGATCAGCACCTGATTACCGCTTCGTTCCGCTGTGTGGAGAACCGGACACCGATGGTGCGTGCCGTGAATACAGGGATCTCGGCTGTCATCGATGGTGACGGCATGATTGTTGAGCCCGATGTCTTCATTGATGGTGATAATCAGGGTCGGAAATCGTTTGTGAATCCGAAGACCGGGCGGTGGAACAAATCGATGAATGCGGTTGTCATCGATACGGTTCCCCTGGATAACCGGACCAGCCTGTATACGAAATACGGCGACTGGTTTGCGGGCTTCTGCTGCTTTAGTGCCCTGTTTGTCTTCTTTATGGGGCTCTTGCTGCGAAAGCAGAAAACTGCTGCTGCCTGA
- a CDS encoding molybdopterin molybdotransferase MoeA, which produces MLSVQEAFDQILKTVRPTTPQRCSLFEATHGVLAEDAVSDVNIPPFDKALMDGFAVRSCDVPDGTGTLQIQEVIYAGSVPSQSLEAGQTSQIMTGAPLPEGADAVIQIEHCEINESERTVRIKTTPVEPGKNMLYRASVLEEGATVVKAGAYLRAQEIGALAETGSPQIPVRMRPSVAILATGDELVPPEERPQAGQIRNSNEVMLHSQILQADAQPVPLGIARDERTHLREKIREGLKSDFLLLSGGVSAGELDLVPSELEAAGVKQVFHKVNLKPGKPLWFGILERETGSPCYIFGLPGNPVSSMVCFELFVRSALRQFLGDPHPMPRTLRARLTADFQSRGDRPTYQPARVEWSEGEASVTPLKSMGSADLHATVAANAVAQFSTGNQLYQSGFLIDTFLW; this is translated from the coding sequence ATGCTGTCTGTCCAGGAAGCATTCGATCAGATTCTCAAAACAGTCCGCCCCACGACTCCCCAACGTTGCTCATTGTTTGAAGCCACGCATGGTGTGCTGGCGGAAGATGCCGTCAGTGATGTCAATATTCCCCCGTTCGATAAGGCACTGATGGATGGCTTTGCCGTTCGCAGTTGCGACGTGCCTGACGGAACCGGGACTCTGCAGATTCAGGAAGTCATCTACGCCGGTTCGGTGCCCAGTCAGTCCCTGGAGGCGGGACAGACGTCACAGATCATGACCGGCGCTCCACTGCCGGAAGGTGCGGACGCTGTGATTCAGATCGAGCATTGTGAGATCAACGAATCCGAGCGGACGGTGCGGATAAAAACAACGCCCGTCGAACCGGGTAAGAATATGCTTTACCGGGCTTCGGTGCTGGAAGAAGGGGCGACCGTGGTCAAAGCGGGTGCGTATCTTCGCGCCCAGGAGATCGGCGCGCTGGCGGAGACCGGCAGTCCCCAGATTCCAGTCCGAATGCGGCCCTCCGTGGCGATTCTGGCGACCGGCGATGAACTGGTGCCCCCGGAAGAGCGTCCCCAGGCGGGACAGATTCGTAATTCGAATGAAGTCATGCTGCATTCCCAGATCCTGCAGGCCGATGCCCAACCGGTGCCACTGGGAATCGCCCGCGACGAACGAACCCATTTACGCGAGAAAATCCGGGAAGGTCTCAAGAGTGACTTCCTGTTGCTCTCCGGCGGTGTCTCTGCCGGGGAACTGGACCTGGTCCCCTCGGAGTTGGAAGCAGCCGGCGTGAAACAGGTATTTCACAAGGTGAATCTGAAGCCGGGCAAGCCGCTCTGGTTTGGGATTCTGGAGCGTGAGACTGGTTCGCCCTGCTACATTTTCGGTCTGCCTGGGAACCCGGTGAGTAGTATGGTCTGCTTCGAACTGTTTGTGCGCTCCGCGTTGCGACAGTTCCTCGGAGATCCCCATCCGATGCCCCGGACATTGAGAGCACGACTGACGGCGGACTTTCAGTCGCGAGGGGATCGCCCCACTTATCAACCCGCTCGCGTCGAGTGGTCAGAGGGAGAGGCGTCCGTAACTCCTCTGAAATCAATGGGTTCTGCAGATTTGCATGCGACAGTAGCCGCGAATGCGGTGGCGCAGTTCTCTACGGGCAATCAGCTGTATCAGAGCGGGTTCTTAATTGACACATTTTTATGGTAG
- a CDS encoding anthranilate synthase component II — protein MIFVLDNYDSFTYNLVQRFGEIDPTLQIEVARNDQTSIEEIERLAPEKIIISPGPCTPGEAGLSKEIIAHFAGKVPILGVCLGHQCIAEVFGAKVVRAQRLMHGKVSEVYHDGKGVFQNLPSPFQATRYHSLIVPEETCPEDLEVCAWVEEEGQPKEVMGLRHRKFAVHGVQFHPESFLTHEGITLLKNFLQLPAEELTSA, from the coding sequence GTGATTTTCGTTCTCGATAACTATGATTCCTTTACCTATAACCTTGTTCAACGGTTTGGGGAAATTGATCCGACCCTTCAGATTGAAGTGGCCCGGAACGATCAGACTTCGATTGAGGAGATCGAGCGGTTAGCCCCCGAGAAAATCATCATCTCTCCCGGTCCCTGTACTCCGGGTGAAGCAGGTCTTTCGAAAGAGATCATCGCACATTTCGCGGGGAAAGTTCCGATCCTGGGGGTCTGCCTGGGACATCAGTGCATCGCAGAAGTCTTTGGTGCGAAAGTGGTTCGTGCTCAGCGCCTGATGCACGGCAAAGTCTCTGAGGTCTATCATGACGGCAAAGGCGTGTTTCAGAACCTGCCTTCCCCGTTTCAGGCAACTCGCTATCACAGCCTGATTGTCCCCGAGGAAACCTGCCCTGAAGATCTGGAAGTTTGTGCCTGGGTCGAAGAAGAGGGACAGCCGAAAGAGGTCATGGGGCTCCGGCATCGGAAATTTGCGGTCCATGGCGTGCAGTTCCATCCGGAAAGTTTTCTGACGCACGAAGGAATCACCCTGCTGAAAAATTTCCTGCAGTTGCCCGCGGAAGAACTCACCAGCGCTTGA
- a CDS encoding polysaccharide biosynthesis protein, producing the protein MDSRPISNWLKRFTISRRQLFWMVVFLPIFCAIYYLAFWLRYEGSLNVDGVLGENGFRMFRATVLWAVGLKTLTFWGSGVYKIRSRYITTRDVVNLAKAVTISSIGLALVDYLFFPKVMLPRSVFLIDWGSTILVVCGICAGIRMIRDSGRKFRQQGNCKPTFIIGANEAGAALLRMIERDKNSCLRVVGFLDDYSSRIGTRINGVPVLGSLAQMCVLAEDYGVSEVLLPADEIPGKTVRQLMEAGNSADISVQVLPSYQQLLSGKVEMKPRPVCIEDLLGREPVQLDMQNIRDWMDDRVLMVTGSAGSIGSEICRQLLQFSPRRLILVDRSENSQFYLERELIKLGYAGRFDVVIADINDSKRIRAVMREYQPDILFHAAAYKHVPLMEGNPGEAVKNIALATKHLADLAEEFNVGSFVMISSDKAVNPTNVMGANKRIAELYVQSLAARSRCHFVTVRFGNVLGSAGSVVPIFTQQIQNGGPVTVTDERMQRYFMTIPEASQLVIQAGAMGRGGEIFVLDMGEPVRIVDLATDLVQLSGLKVGEDIEIQFTGLRPGEKLYEELHVDGEKHLPTRHPKIMVAEKVSVSEQFIHDSFARLEAITEQPSPVILAEIQRILPEFQSSISQPAETPLRRAA; encoded by the coding sequence TTGGACTCCAGGCCGATATCAAACTGGTTGAAACGCTTCACCATCTCACGGCGGCAGCTGTTCTGGATGGTTGTCTTTCTACCTATATTCTGCGCGATCTACTATCTGGCGTTCTGGCTGCGCTATGAAGGCTCTCTCAACGTCGATGGCGTACTGGGAGAAAACGGCTTTCGCATGTTTCGCGCAACAGTCCTCTGGGCCGTTGGTCTGAAAACGCTCACCTTCTGGGGGAGCGGCGTCTATAAAATCCGCAGTCGCTACATCACCACCCGCGACGTGGTTAACCTGGCCAAAGCCGTCACGATCAGCTCAATCGGGCTGGCACTGGTCGATTACCTCTTCTTTCCCAAGGTCATGCTGCCCCGTTCCGTCTTCCTGATTGACTGGGGCTCCACGATCCTGGTGGTCTGTGGAATCTGTGCCGGAATTCGCATGATTCGCGACAGTGGCCGCAAGTTTCGCCAGCAGGGGAATTGCAAACCTACATTCATTATCGGTGCCAATGAAGCCGGCGCGGCTCTCCTGCGGATGATCGAACGCGATAAAAATTCCTGCCTGCGAGTCGTCGGTTTCCTGGACGACTATTCCAGTCGGATCGGTACCCGCATCAACGGGGTCCCGGTGCTCGGTTCGCTCGCCCAGATGTGCGTCCTCGCAGAAGACTACGGCGTTTCGGAAGTCCTGCTACCGGCCGATGAGATTCCGGGCAAGACGGTCCGCCAGTTAATGGAAGCCGGCAACTCGGCCGACATTTCGGTTCAGGTCCTTCCCAGTTATCAGCAGTTGCTCTCGGGTAAAGTGGAGATGAAACCACGGCCCGTCTGTATTGAAGATCTGCTGGGACGTGAGCCCGTACAGCTCGATATGCAGAACATTCGCGACTGGATGGATGACCGCGTGCTCATGGTCACCGGCAGTGCCGGCAGCATCGGTTCGGAAATCTGTCGTCAGCTCCTGCAGTTCTCTCCCCGACGACTGATCCTGGTCGACCGGTCTGAGAACAGCCAGTTCTACCTCGAACGGGAACTGATCAAACTGGGATACGCGGGACGCTTCGACGTCGTGATCGCCGACATCAACGATTCCAAACGCATTCGCGCCGTCATGCGGGAATACCAGCCCGACATTCTGTTCCACGCCGCTGCCTACAAACACGTCCCCCTGATGGAGGGCAACCCGGGCGAAGCGGTCAAGAACATCGCGCTGGCTACCAAACACCTCGCCGACCTGGCAGAAGAATTCAACGTCGGCTCATTCGTGATGATCTCCTCGGACAAAGCCGTCAACCCGACCAACGTCATGGGCGCCAACAAGCGGATTGCCGAGTTGTACGTGCAGTCTCTCGCCGCTCGTTCCCGCTGTCACTTTGTGACGGTTCGCTTCGGCAACGTTCTGGGTTCCGCCGGTAGTGTGGTGCCGATCTTCACACAGCAGATCCAGAACGGCGGCCCGGTCACGGTTACCGACGAACGGATGCAGCGTTACTTCATGACGATTCCCGAAGCCTCACAGCTGGTGATTCAGGCTGGTGCGATGGGGCGGGGCGGGGAAATTTTCGTGCTCGACATGGGCGAACCCGTGCGGATCGTTGATCTCGCAACCGACCTGGTTCAACTCTCCGGCCTCAAGGTGGGTGAAGATATCGAAATCCAGTTCACCGGTCTGCGGCCCGGCGAGAAGCTCTATGAAGAACTGCACGTTGACGGCGAAAAACATCTGCCAACCCGGCATCCCAAAATCATGGTCGCCGAGAAGGTCTCGGTCAGCGAACAGTTCATCCATGACTCCTTCGCGCGACTGGAAGCGATCACCGAACAACCTTCTCCGGTGATCCTCGCAGAAATTCAGCGGATCCTTCCCGAATTTCAGTCCAGCATTTCTCAACCTGCAGAGACACCTCTCCGCCGCGCTGCTTAA
- a CDS encoding sugar ABC transporter substrate-binding protein produces MNKALRFLISSSLLLLFVPLLGGCNDSSAPGTGSDPAQAEGNTAPPGRLFGASFQTLNNPFFVDLGNGLQKELAAHGDELIILDAQFNSLKQKNDLSDLILKDVAGIFVNPVNWEGLKGSLLEAQRKNVPIIIVDAPVKESDEELIVCTVASDNVRAGQLAAEALAKVNPKAKLVVLHLSVNKACIDRVAGFKETLQNYPEMEILDVQEAKGTTEGARPVMRDLIGRYPDLNAVFAINDPNALGVISALDSANKLDDVTIVTVDGSQAGIKAIQAGKLHSTSAQFPKEIGKIAAEKMLAHLNGEPVEKDVKVRVELITAENAEQHLEAD; encoded by the coding sequence ATGAACAAGGCGCTACGGTTTCTGATCTCGTCTTCACTGTTACTGCTCTTCGTGCCACTTCTCGGCGGCTGTAATGACAGCTCCGCTCCCGGGACTGGTTCCGACCCCGCGCAGGCAGAGGGCAACACTGCCCCTCCGGGTCGACTGTTTGGTGCTTCCTTTCAGACATTGAACAATCCCTTCTTCGTCGATCTGGGCAATGGACTGCAGAAAGAACTCGCCGCGCACGGCGATGAACTGATCATCCTCGACGCACAGTTCAATTCACTGAAACAGAAAAACGATCTCTCGGATCTGATTCTCAAAGACGTCGCTGGCATCTTTGTCAATCCGGTCAACTGGGAAGGCCTCAAAGGGTCTCTACTGGAAGCGCAGCGTAAAAATGTACCGATCATCATCGTCGATGCTCCTGTCAAGGAATCGGATGAAGAACTGATTGTCTGCACCGTCGCTTCCGATAATGTCCGCGCGGGACAACTCGCTGCCGAGGCCCTGGCCAAAGTGAATCCCAAAGCGAAACTGGTCGTACTGCACCTCTCAGTCAATAAAGCCTGCATCGACCGGGTCGCCGGATTTAAAGAGACGCTGCAGAATTATCCCGAGATGGAAATCCTCGACGTCCAGGAAGCCAAAGGAACGACCGAAGGAGCCCGTCCCGTGATGCGTGACCTCATCGGCCGCTATCCCGATCTGAACGCAGTCTTCGCCATCAACGACCCCAATGCCCTGGGTGTGATATCGGCTCTCGACTCGGCCAACAAACTGGACGACGTGACCATCGTCACCGTCGATGGTTCGCAGGCGGGGATCAAAGCGATCCAGGCCGGAAAGCTGCATTCGACTTCGGCTCAGTTCCCCAAAGAGATCGGCAAGATCGCAGCGGAGAAAATGCTCGCCCATCTGAATGGGGAGCCGGTTGAAAAAGACGTGAAAGTGCGCGTCGAACTGATCACAGCCGAGAATGCGGAGCAGCATCTGGAGGCAGACTGA
- a CDS encoding sugar ABC transporter ATP-binding protein has product MPATLTPLLRLEGITKRFGNVTALDQVNLEIQAGEIHTLLGENGAGKSTLIKILGGIHQPDAGTLWSEDEPITLPNVSAADRYQIRLIHQELSLAPNLTVAENIFLGREPSALGWLRKREMNRQAQALIQQLGLTELRDVTATVLTLSTAHQQLVEIARALSQEARVLVLDEPTSSLSELEVEALFQTLRRLREQGVGIVYISHRMEEIMRLSDRITVLRDGKTVGTAPASEVNPQTLIRWMVGRDIKDHFPRPPHRPGAVALRVSDLSNTNVKDVSFEVRYGEVLGLAGLVGAGRTELARALFGIDRIDKGTIQIDGKPVRIHSPRDALRQGLVLVPEDRKQQGLIVEQSVAFNITLPWLKEWIRGCAFHYKTRDKIVERTVSRFGVKLSDAEQPVRDLSGGNQQKVLVGRWMEHPPKILILDEPTRGIDVGAREDLYRIIGELVSQGMALILISSDLDEVMNISHQIGTFRAGRLTGVSPAESVTAEEVMHQLTGGSSA; this is encoded by the coding sequence ATGCCTGCCACCTTAACGCCACTGCTTCGCCTGGAAGGCATCACCAAACGATTCGGGAACGTCACCGCCCTGGATCAGGTCAACCTGGAGATTCAGGCGGGCGAAATCCATACGCTCCTGGGAGAGAATGGCGCCGGTAAAAGCACGCTGATCAAAATTCTGGGAGGCATCCACCAACCCGATGCAGGCACACTCTGGTCGGAAGACGAACCGATTACTTTACCCAACGTCTCTGCCGCCGATCGTTATCAGATTCGACTGATTCACCAGGAACTCTCGCTCGCCCCCAATCTCACCGTGGCGGAAAACATCTTTCTCGGACGCGAACCCAGCGCCCTGGGCTGGCTGCGAAAACGGGAAATGAACCGCCAGGCACAAGCATTGATTCAGCAGCTCGGACTCACCGAACTCCGCGACGTCACTGCAACCGTCTTGACTCTCAGCACGGCGCACCAGCAACTGGTCGAGATCGCGCGGGCACTGTCGCAGGAAGCACGCGTACTGGTACTCGACGAACCGACGTCGTCCCTCTCTGAACTGGAAGTGGAAGCGCTGTTCCAGACACTCCGTCGCCTGCGCGAACAGGGGGTCGGCATCGTCTATATTTCACATCGCATGGAAGAGATCATGCGACTTTCTGATCGTATCACCGTCCTGCGTGATGGGAAGACGGTCGGCACCGCTCCCGCCAGTGAGGTCAATCCCCAGACGCTGATCCGCTGGATGGTCGGTCGAGATATCAAGGATCATTTTCCGCGGCCCCCTCATCGTCCCGGCGCGGTCGCATTGCGCGTGAGTGATTTGAGTAACACGAATGTGAAAGACGTTTCATTTGAAGTCCGTTACGGCGAAGTTCTGGGGCTGGCGGGACTGGTGGGAGCCGGACGCACTGAACTCGCCCGAGCCCTGTTCGGCATCGACCGGATCGACAAGGGCACGATTCAGATCGACGGAAAGCCGGTCCGGATCCACAGTCCCCGCGATGCTCTCAGACAGGGACTGGTGCTGGTCCCCGAAGACCGCAAACAGCAGGGATTGATCGTCGAGCAGAGCGTGGCTTTCAATATCACGCTCCCCTGGCTGAAAGAATGGATTCGCGGCTGCGCCTTTCATTACAAGACGCGCGACAAAATAGTCGAACGGACCGTTTCGCGGTTTGGAGTCAAACTCTCCGATGCCGAACAACCGGTCCGGGATCTTTCGGGAGGCAATCAGCAGAAAGTACTCGTGGGTCGCTGGATGGAACATCCGCCGAAAATTCTGATTCTCGACGAACCAACGCGCGGCATCGATGTTGGCGCGCGGGAAGACCTGTATCGAATTATCGGAGAGTTGGTCAGCCAGGGAATGGCATTGATCCTGATCTCTTCGGACCTGGATGAAGTCATGAACATCTCACACCAGATCGGCACCTTCCGCGCAGGCCGCCTCACGGGCGTCTCACCGGCAGAGTCGGTCACCGCGGAAGAAGTGATGCATCAATTAACAGGAGGTAGCAGCGCGTGA